GTGATGGTAAATTTATTATAGCACTATTTGTGTTAATTAATTGTTTGATTTAATGAACTTTAAGTTCAAAATTTGGGTAAAATAAATATTGACTTAAAATTCATTTTTAGCTAGGTTTAGACAAATCAAAAATTAGAACAATGCAAAGGAATGTGTACTTAGTCGCTGTGTTGATGTTTAGCCTCCTATTAACGCAATGCGGTAAAAATGAAACTTGGCAGGGAACAAGTAAACAAGGGGTCGAATTAAAGGAGAGCGATTTTAAGCTTTCTATGAAGAATGGGACTTTTCAGGAATACTTGGTGGTTCCGGATGCTACTTGTGGAACAGAGTCGGGTATTAAAGCCAGTCCACAATATTTTTTCAGTGCATGCGCTGCAGGTGAATTGCGGATGTTCATCTTGGGTGAGCAAGAACAAGAAATTGCCAATGCTTCGCAGGTCTTGAATTGGATGACAAGTGAATTTGGAACCTATACCAAGGATCTGAAGTACTATATGGAAGAGCAGTATGCGGTTTCCGATTATCTGATTCAGCAGATGAACATTGCTACCGGTGACGGTTTTTTTGGAGTGATTTTCAAAGTGAATACTTCCAATGGAGATGAAGTTTCGGTACTGGTATCGAATGTGTCTGAAGGTATTCGCAATGTGGTAGATTGTTTTGGCTCTTGCAGCGATGAAAGCAGAGATTGCGCAGAACGCTGGGTGATGGCCACTCCTCCCTATGCCGAATGTACTTGCCAGGGAGATGATTGCCGGATGAATGTTTGGCCAATGATTGGGGAGGAATAGAAATGGGCTCCTCCTAAAGAAATGCAAAGTGGGAAGGGTAGCATGAGCCCTTTTATAGCCGTCGGATAAAGGTGTTTAGCAACAATACTTTTTGTTCGGCGGCTTTCCAGTTTTAGGGAACCAGGTTCTTTGTCAATGCTTAGCTTAGTACCTTAGCGAAAATGACCATGGTTATGCGCAGTATCTACTTTTTAGGTTTCATTTTATGGGCTTGTGCTAAGGGGACTGCACCGGACTCTGTACCATCAAATACCCAGAATAGCTTTTCCTATCTGGCTTTGGGGGATTCCTATACAATTGGTACCGCCATTGGGGAAGATAGCTCCTATTCGGCCCTATTGGTTGATTCTTTGGAGGGGGCTCCTTCCCAGTATACTGTGGAGTACCAAGTGGTAGCCAAGAATGGCTGGACTACCCAGGACCTTATTCAAGGGATGGCCAAAGCTGATTTAGATACGACTTATGATTTGGTGACGCTCCTGATCGGAGTGAATAATCAATATCAAGGTCGGAGCCTAGAGGAGTATAAACAAGAGTTCTTGCAGATTGTAAATCAAGCTAATGCACTGGCAAAGAAGGGTTATGCCTCCATGCTGGTGATTAGCATCCCCGATTGGGGTCAAAGTCCGGCAGGCAGTGGGAGTCGTGCTCAGATTTCCGCGGAGATTGATGCATTTAATCAAGCGCAAAAAGGCATTTGTGATAGCCTCGCCATTCAGTTTGTGGATATCACCGATTTGAGTCGAAAAGACCCTAATTCGGAGGCTTGGATTGCTAATGATGGTCTGCATTTTTCCAGAGCCATGCATCAATTATGGATGCGAAAAATCTACCCTTTTAGCCATGCCCTTTTACAGGATTAGCCCATTTTTATTGGGTCTTGGTCTTTCATTTTCGCTCTCCTTAAAGGCGCAGAGCCCTATTTCGTTTCAGGCCGAAGCCGAATATGGTTTTTTGTTTTTGCATAGTCAGGATGTAGCTCCAATCGGGCAATCCTATCCTTCTGCTTTTGGTTTGAGTGTTCAGCGCTGGCTCTTGACCGAAAAACATTGGGAAAATTGCTTTTGCTATCCTCGCTTGGGCTTGAGCCTTGCTATTCATAATTATGATAATCCGGAAGTCTTGGGTTATGGGCTGCCCGTCTATGGTTTTTTAGAGCCCTGGTACAAGATTGGCGGATCCTGGTATTTTAATTTAAGAGCTTCGGTAGGTTTAATTTATTTGAGCCAACCTTATGATGCTCTTGAGAATCCTTTGAATTATAGTTACTCATTGCCAGTGAGCGCCTATTTGGTATTAGGCTTGGGTACTGCCTATCAGTTTAATGATCATTGGCGAATGTCGCTGCAAGCTCGATACAATCATTCCAGTAATGGAGGGGTGAGGGAGCCGAATAAGGGTTTAAATTATCCCACCTTGGCTGTGGGACTTGATTATAGCATTGTATCCATAATGCCTCAGGCGAAAGCCAAACAAGCATTTGACCCTAAGAATCGCAAAAAACTCCTGAGCTTACACGGGATTTTAGCCGCTAAAGCGGGAGGAATGGTGGGGGAAGGAGTAGATGAACGCGAGGTGACCTATTTGGTTTCCGGCGCGGCTTTGCGGTATTCGCATCAGATTGCCCGAACCTCGGCTTTAATTCTCGAAACAGAATGGATTAGCAATTTGGCTTATCGCAAACAAATTGAGCGACAAGGTGGAAGGCAAAGTCATCAGCAATGGGG
The Croceimicrobium hydrocarbonivorans genome window above contains:
- a CDS encoding SGNH/GDSL hydrolase family protein; its protein translation is MRSIYFLGFILWACAKGTAPDSVPSNTQNSFSYLALGDSYTIGTAIGEDSSYSALLVDSLEGAPSQYTVEYQVVAKNGWTTQDLIQGMAKADLDTTYDLVTLLIGVNNQYQGRSLEEYKQEFLQIVNQANALAKKGYASMLVISIPDWGQSPAGSGSRAQISAEIDAFNQAQKGICDSLAIQFVDITDLSRKDPNSEAWIANDGLHFSRAMHQLWMRKIYPFSHALLQD
- a CDS encoding acyloxyacyl hydrolase produces the protein MPFYRISPFLLGLGLSFSLSLKAQSPISFQAEAEYGFLFLHSQDVAPIGQSYPSAFGLSVQRWLLTEKHWENCFCYPRLGLSLAIHNYDNPEVLGYGLPVYGFLEPWYKIGGSWYFNLRASVGLIYLSQPYDALENPLNYSYSLPVSAYLVLGLGTAYQFNDHWRMSLQARYNHSSNGGVREPNKGLNYPTLAVGLDYSIVSIMPQAKAKQAFDPKNRKKLLSLHGILAAKAGGMVGEGVDEREVTYLVSGAALRYSHQIARTSALILETEWISNLAYRKQIERQGGRQSHQQWGLELGHEFILGKFTFSQAAGFYLFKEYGAAASWYQRYTLLYRPLPGLALGPGLKAHANVAEFLDFRIVYELRL